A single window of Halobacterium jilantaiense DNA harbors:
- a CDS encoding DUF2073 domain-containing protein gives MPETTSDDGPAEGVQIDLISGERMAGKTSMEKIRLILDGVRDGNIVVLESGLTPDEESKLIEVTMSEINPDGFSGIEIESFPQSEASDTSLLGRLMGKQETSKLTVIGPANQIQSLHKDETLISALISRK, from the coding sequence ATGCCAGAGACCACTAGTGACGACGGGCCCGCCGAGGGCGTCCAGATCGACCTCATCAGCGGCGAGCGGATGGCCGGCAAGACGTCCATGGAGAAGATCCGGCTCATTCTCGACGGCGTCCGGGACGGCAACATCGTCGTGTTGGAGTCCGGGCTGACGCCGGACGAGGAGTCGAAGCTCATCGAGGTGACGATGAGCGAGATCAATCCGGACGGCTTCTCGGGCATCGAGATCGAGAGCTTCCCGCAGTCGGAGGCCTCTGACACGAGCCTACTCGGACGCCTGATGGGCAAACAGGAGACCTCGAAGCTCACCGTCATCGGGCCGGCCAACCAGATTCAGTCCCTGCACAAGGACGAGACGCTCATCAGCGCGCTCATCTCCCGCAAGTAA
- a CDS encoding OapC/ArvC family zinc-ribbon domain-containing protein, giving the protein MPHQCTNCGHVFEDGSKEMLSGCPDCGGNKFQYHPGEVPEESSERADDAEPPEPEGGSVSGAVGRAANRVRDAVSSGPSGDDDAADASVIESADGDVTTQSADAPPEPAAEPVEDAVTDDVATDAVTDATDAPETGDGQTADAAVDPNPAVDADAEPGVKASTADSEDSAQAEARSGVVDMADLPDRAEDGRVVKEPDDSEDRPDLEDLRQELNDQFESIRIVAPGQYELNLMELYDRQEYIIALQEDGQYVIEVPDAWEAPDPTDAE; this is encoded by the coding sequence ATGCCACACCAGTGCACGAACTGCGGGCACGTCTTCGAGGACGGCTCCAAGGAGATGCTGTCGGGCTGCCCGGACTGCGGCGGGAACAAGTTCCAGTACCACCCGGGCGAGGTCCCCGAGGAGTCGTCTGAGCGAGCGGACGACGCGGAGCCGCCCGAACCGGAGGGCGGCTCCGTTTCAGGTGCGGTCGGTCGCGCCGCGAACCGCGTGCGCGACGCCGTCTCCAGCGGCCCAAGTGGCGACGACGATGCGGCCGACGCGTCTGTCATCGAGTCCGCCGACGGAGACGTGACCACTCAGTCTGCCGACGCCCCGCCGGAGCCCGCTGCCGAGCCTGTCGAGGACGCCGTGACCGACGATGTGGCGACCGACGCCGTGACCGACGCGACCGACGCACCCGAAACGGGGGACGGACAGACAGCGGACGCCGCGGTCGACCCGAATCCGGCCGTCGACGCGGACGCCGAGCCCGGCGTGAAGGCGTCGACGGCAGACTCCGAGGACAGCGCGCAGGCCGAGGCACGCAGCGGGGTCGTCGACATGGCGGACCTCCCGGACCGCGCCGAGGACGGCCGCGTCGTGAAAGAGCCCGACGACTCCGAGGACCGGCCGGACCTCGAAGACCTCCGGCAGGAGCTCAACGACCAGTTCGAGTCCATCCGCATCGTCGCGCCCGGCCAGTACGAACTCAACCTCATGGAGTTGTACGACCGTCAGGAGTACATCATCGCGCTCCAGGAGGACGGCCAGTACGTCATCGAGGTGCCGGACGCCTGGGAGGCACCCGACCCGACGGACGCCGAGTAA
- a CDS encoding MATE family efflux transporter, protein MPSSRDRVQAALALFRNRVQALLALFPALLARLGLVDRSKGEEAFDLAVPAMVTGGLRTLLRTADFLMVSIAAGSTAVAALEFGFQYYFIPFGLALALTSGTISVVSRFKGAGDHADANFAIKQSLWLSLLVSVPITVGTWEYADVLVGLLASDAETTRLGADYLRVVMLSVVFRFWSMTAARALAGAGDTRTPMYVRLVTLPTNIALNAVLIFGLWVFPELGVVGAAWGTAIANTVAGVVFFAILVSGRWDVTLELGGKQWDWGVASEIVRVALPLAGTRLSRTFGRFPFLFVLGLFGPAVVAAYAIGRRVMLLALMPAWGYSTASSTLVGQRLGADDPDEAAEYGWQTLRIALVTQLLIGAALFVAATPVARAFDAGNLDLTVTFIRVFGLSVAGFSVARTLRGGLRGAGDTRWPLYGGLLGTYVVRLPLAFLALPVGQVIAAGPWAVDLTLQSFSLGPVTVPTVALGVFTIPGVSFAPGMGWGLAAIFVAILGDMYTRAAVNLVRFRSGAWRAYGRPTTAD, encoded by the coding sequence ATGCCCTCCTCCCGCGATCGCGTGCAGGCCGCGCTGGCCCTCTTCCGCAACCGCGTGCAGGCGCTGCTGGCGCTGTTCCCCGCGCTGCTGGCGCGTCTGGGCCTCGTCGACCGCTCCAAGGGCGAGGAGGCGTTCGACCTCGCCGTCCCGGCGATGGTCACCGGCGGTCTGCGGACGCTGCTCCGGACTGCGGACTTCCTGATGGTGAGCATCGCCGCCGGGTCGACTGCGGTCGCCGCCCTCGAGTTCGGGTTCCAGTACTACTTCATCCCGTTCGGGCTGGCGCTCGCGCTCACCTCCGGGACCATCAGCGTCGTCTCCCGGTTCAAGGGCGCTGGGGACCACGCCGACGCGAACTTCGCCATCAAGCAGTCGCTGTGGCTCTCTCTGCTCGTCTCGGTGCCCATCACGGTCGGCACCTGGGAGTACGCGGACGTGCTCGTCGGGCTGCTCGCGAGCGACGCCGAGACCACCCGGCTGGGCGCTGACTACCTCCGCGTCGTGATGCTGTCGGTCGTGTTCCGGTTCTGGAGCATGACCGCCGCGCGGGCGCTCGCGGGGGCCGGCGACACCCGCACGCCGATGTACGTTCGGCTGGTCACGCTCCCGACGAACATCGCCCTCAACGCGGTACTCATCTTCGGGCTGTGGGTGTTCCCTGAACTCGGCGTCGTCGGCGCGGCGTGGGGGACGGCCATCGCGAACACGGTCGCGGGCGTCGTCTTCTTCGCCATCCTCGTCTCCGGCCGGTGGGACGTCACCCTCGAACTCGGCGGGAAGCAGTGGGACTGGGGGGTCGCGTCCGAAATCGTCCGGGTCGCGCTCCCGCTGGCCGGCACGCGGCTCTCGCGGACGTTCGGCCGGTTTCCGTTCCTGTTCGTGCTGGGGCTGTTCGGGCCCGCCGTGGTCGCCGCGTACGCCATCGGCCGGCGCGTGATGCTGCTCGCGCTGATGCCGGCCTGGGGGTACTCGACCGCGTCGTCGACGCTCGTCGGCCAGCGGCTCGGTGCCGACGACCCCGACGAGGCCGCCGAGTACGGCTGGCAGACGCTGCGCATCGCGCTCGTCACGCAGCTCCTCATCGGGGCCGCGCTGTTCGTCGCGGCGACCCCGGTCGCGCGGGCGTTCGACGCCGGCAACCTCGACCTCACCGTGACGTTCATTCGCGTGTTCGGGCTGAGCGTCGCCGGCTTCTCGGTCGCGCGCACCCTCCGCGGCGGGCTCCGGGGCGCGGGGGACACCCGCTGGCCGCTGTACGGCGGCCTCCTCGGGACGTACGTGGTGCGGCTGCCGCTGGCGTTCCTCGCGCTGCCGGTCGGGCAGGTCATCGCTGCCGGCCCGTGGGCCGTCGACCTCACGCTCCAGTCGTTCTCCCTCGGTCCGGTGACCGTCCCGACCGTCGCGCTGGGCGTGTTCACGATTCCGGGCGTGTCGTTCGCGCCCGGCATGGGCTGGGGGCTGGCAGCCATCTTCGTGGCCATCCTCGGCGATATGTACACGCGCGCCGCCGTCAACCTCGTGCGCTTCCGGTCGGGCGCGTGGCGGGCGTACGGCCGACCGACGACCGCCGACTGA
- a CDS encoding DUF7089 family protein, with protein sequence MFSERALDGELAAVRDAYAPGAVVLDCERDFETLSPEHREDLLLLVDDLTPHEYDDAWLPEDSPELLRQLASTDFVVGMPGDGAVAWTTQTDPPLVFVKARIEGTPADFADFLVAEALVEAGLGLPEQFLGFFEAEYPEFAAAVDGGPAAAYQLGAAVATAFRGLHTRAEFETWDADFPRLYDAWIDAGERVEPRLDGLAGELAHGETSFSDAAELACSAVKHEGDVPAPFAALDSPAFRRHGATYAVTWAQKVFDAE encoded by the coding sequence ATGTTCTCCGAGCGCGCGCTCGACGGCGAGCTCGCGGCGGTCCGGGACGCGTACGCGCCCGGCGCGGTCGTCCTCGACTGCGAGCGCGACTTCGAGACGCTGTCCCCGGAGCACCGCGAAGACCTCCTGTTGCTCGTCGACGACCTGACGCCCCACGAGTACGACGACGCCTGGCTGCCCGAGGACAGCCCGGAGCTGCTCCGGCAGCTCGCCAGCACCGACTTCGTCGTCGGGATGCCGGGCGACGGCGCAGTCGCGTGGACCACGCAGACCGACCCGCCGCTCGTGTTCGTGAAAGCCCGTATCGAGGGGACGCCGGCGGACTTCGCGGACTTCCTCGTCGCCGAGGCGCTCGTCGAGGCGGGTCTCGGGCTCCCCGAGCAGTTCCTCGGGTTCTTCGAGGCCGAGTACCCCGAGTTCGCGGCGGCCGTCGACGGCGGCCCCGCGGCCGCCTACCAGCTCGGTGCCGCCGTCGCGACGGCGTTCCGCGGACTCCACACGCGAGCCGAGTTCGAGACGTGGGATGCCGACTTCCCGCGGCTCTACGACGCCTGGATAGACGCAGGTGAACGCGTCGAACCCCGGCTGGACGGGCTGGCGGGCGAACTCGCGCACGGCGAGACGTCGTTCTCCGACGCCGCCGAACTCGCCTGTAGCGCCGTCAAGCACGAGGGAGATGTCCCAGCGCCGTTCGCCGCGCTGGACTCGCCGGCGTTCCGCCGCCACGGCGCGACGTACGCCGTCACGTGGGCGCAGAAAGTGTTCGACGCGGAGTAA
- a CDS encoding DUF7090 family protein, translating into MDYDLAIESAPDSVPGGTVVLLVHPSTGETDRMDTDFLKTDTDHFLVVSTRTTAREVTQKLEYYDVDEERAEILDTLSVERGYSRRGASHIHYVSRPEDVDGILSAVDQFLTDNPGKRRVSFDSLTELAYYADEDQALDALQRLKGLLDRHDAVALVHVSEEVHDEDALAGYRDASDIVIELGEDGGVAVTDD; encoded by the coding sequence ATGGACTACGACCTCGCCATCGAGAGTGCGCCCGACTCCGTGCCGGGTGGCACCGTCGTCCTCCTCGTACACCCCTCCACGGGGGAGACCGACCGCATGGACACCGACTTCCTGAAGACGGACACCGACCACTTCCTGGTCGTCTCCACGCGCACCACCGCCCGCGAGGTCACGCAGAAACTGGAGTACTACGACGTCGACGAGGAGCGCGCCGAGATTCTGGACACGCTCTCCGTCGAACGCGGCTACTCCCGACGGGGTGCCAGCCACATCCACTACGTCTCACGACCCGAGGACGTCGACGGCATCCTCTCTGCCGTCGACCAGTTCCTCACCGACAACCCCGGGAAGCGCCGCGTCAGCTTCGACTCGCTGACCGAACTCGCGTACTACGCCGACGAGGACCAGGCGCTGGACGCCCTCCAGCGACTCAAGGGACTGCTCGACCGCCACGACGCCGTCGCGCTCGTCCACGTCTCGGAGGAGGTCCACGACGAGGACGCACTCGCTGGGTACCGGGACGCCAGCGACATCGTCATCGAACTCGGCGAGGACGGCGGCGTCGCCGTCACCGACGACTGA
- a CDS encoding DUF2391 family protein has translation MARGGKRYAYADTAQQVVGGFVLAGPFVVTEEVWLLASRMQWYHAAATVLMVAIIGYGALYKADDDRDPDREAEVAGVPVRFISLMGVSFGSVFVLSLALTAPVTFATQLDLGTEMAVVAPLTAKAASVGAIFSVVGAATADSLL, from the coding sequence ATGGCCAGAGGCGGGAAGCGGTACGCGTACGCCGACACCGCCCAGCAGGTCGTCGGCGGGTTCGTGCTCGCGGGGCCGTTCGTCGTCACGGAAGAGGTGTGGCTGCTCGCCAGCCGGATGCAGTGGTACCACGCCGCCGCGACAGTGCTGATGGTCGCAATCATCGGGTACGGCGCGCTGTACAAGGCCGACGACGACCGGGACCCGGACCGGGAGGCCGAGGTCGCGGGGGTCCCGGTGCGGTTCATCTCCCTGATGGGCGTCTCGTTCGGGTCGGTGTTCGTGCTCTCGCTGGCGCTCACCGCGCCCGTGACGTTCGCCACCCAGCTCGACCTCGGGACGGAGATGGCGGTGGTCGCACCCCTGACTGCGAAGGCGGCCTCGGTCGGTGCCATCTTCAGCGTCGTCGGCGCGGCGACCGCCGACAGCCTGCTCTGA
- a CDS encoding class I SAM-dependent methyltransferase: MSVREEFDEWAASGRDKGMEDRHWHTAKHVLARMPVEDDDFVLDLGTGSGYALRALRERGVARGYGLDGAPEMARNARSYTEDDDVGYVVGDFGSLPFADDSVDHVFSMEAFYYASDPHHTLEEVRRVLKPGGTFYCAVNYYEENVHSHGWQDNISVEMTRWGRSEYRAAFRDAGLHVAEQDNIPDRETEIPAASEFPHEGFETREDMVERYRTYGTLLTVGVAP, from the coding sequence ATGAGCGTCCGCGAGGAGTTCGACGAGTGGGCGGCGTCGGGCCGCGACAAGGGGATGGAGGACCGCCACTGGCACACCGCGAAACACGTGCTCGCGCGGATGCCCGTCGAGGACGACGACTTCGTCCTCGACCTCGGGACGGGCAGCGGGTACGCGCTGCGCGCGCTCCGAGAGCGCGGCGTCGCCCGCGGCTACGGGCTCGACGGCGCGCCCGAGATGGCACGGAACGCCCGGAGCTACACCGAGGACGACGACGTGGGGTACGTCGTCGGGGACTTCGGGAGTCTCCCGTTCGCGGACGACTCGGTCGACCACGTCTTCTCGATGGAGGCGTTCTACTACGCCAGTGACCCGCATCACACGCTCGAAGAGGTCCGCCGCGTCCTGAAGCCGGGCGGGACGTTCTACTGCGCGGTGAACTACTACGAGGAGAACGTCCACAGCCACGGCTGGCAGGACAACATCAGCGTCGAGATGACGCGCTGGGGCCGCAGCGAGTACCGGGCGGCGTTCCGTGACGCGGGCCTGCACGTCGCCGAGCAGGACAACATCCCGGACCGAGAGACGGAGATTCCGGCCGCGAGCGAGTTCCCCCACGAGGGCTTCGAGACGCGGGAGGACATGGTCGAGCGCTACCGGACCTACGGCACGCTGCTGACGGTCGGCGTCGCGCCCTGA
- a CDS encoding ABC transporter ATP-binding protein, translating into MTSVDLDGLVREFGPTRAVDDVSVTVADGEFFTLVGPSGCGKTTTLRLVAGFEEPDAGDVRFGGESVAGVPPEDRDVGIVFQSYALFPHMTVGENVAYGLRFRDPPGGVSTEERVTELLELVDLPGMADRDPTALSGGQQQRVALARALAPGPSVLLLDEPMSALDARLRERLRGTVKEIQRELDITTVYVTHDQEEALSISDRVAVMNSGRVEQVGTPEEVYREPASRFVAEFVGDNNVLDGTASPLETKGSSVSVGPASFEVADSATGTVAIGLRPESLSFGSGGNELDVTVGRAEFLGDAYKVYCDWHGTQLLVKTTDAPDPGPATVSFEPSDADVLPE; encoded by the coding sequence ATGACCAGCGTCGACCTGGACGGACTCGTCCGCGAGTTCGGCCCGACGAGAGCCGTCGACGACGTGTCCGTGACCGTCGCGGACGGCGAGTTCTTCACGCTCGTCGGACCGTCGGGCTGCGGGAAGACGACGACGCTCCGCCTCGTCGCGGGGTTCGAGGAGCCCGACGCGGGCGACGTCCGCTTCGGCGGCGAGTCGGTGGCGGGCGTTCCGCCCGAGGACCGCGACGTGGGCATCGTGTTCCAGAGCTACGCGCTGTTCCCGCACATGACCGTCGGCGAGAACGTCGCCTACGGGCTGCGCTTCCGGGACCCGCCCGGCGGCGTCTCGACCGAGGAGCGCGTGACCGAACTCCTGGAGCTGGTCGACCTCCCGGGGATGGCGGACCGGGACCCGACGGCGCTCTCCGGCGGCCAGCAGCAGCGCGTCGCGCTGGCTCGCGCGCTCGCGCCGGGCCCGAGCGTGCTGTTGCTGGACGAGCCGATGAGCGCGCTGGACGCGCGGCTCCGCGAGCGCCTGCGCGGGACGGTCAAGGAGATTCAGCGCGAACTCGACATCACGACCGTCTACGTCACGCACGACCAGGAGGAGGCGCTCTCCATCTCGGACCGCGTCGCCGTGATGAATTCCGGCCGCGTCGAGCAGGTCGGGACGCCCGAGGAAGTCTACCGAGAGCCGGCGTCGCGGTTCGTCGCGGAGTTCGTCGGCGACAACAACGTCCTCGACGGGACCGCGTCTCCACTCGAAACGAAGGGGTCTTCCGTATCGGTCGGTCCGGCGTCGTTCGAGGTGGCAGATTCGGCCACCGGTACCGTCGCCATCGGTCTGCGCCCGGAGTCGCTGTCCTTCGGTTCGGGTGGAAACGAACTCGACGTCACCGTCGGACGCGCGGAGTTCCTCGGGGACGCCTACAAGGTGTACTGCGACTGGCACGGCACCCAGTTGCTGGTCAAGACCACCGACGCGCCCGACCCCGGACCCGCGACAGTGTCGTTCGAGCCGAGCGACGCCGACGTGCTGCCGGAGTAG
- a CDS encoding ABC transporter permease gives MTDRLTDAVDRFALPLAGAGTLAVLLAVFYYPVGTVFVEALGPENPVWGILTSEFYMGAAHGVFAHPLRVPGDVAAWLADVRIAAGWTGLLPDLYVVHPGFRKGLFGFTAYQAALSTLVSVALGLPGAYVLARFEFPGRRTLQSLTILPFVLPSIMVVVGFVATFGQFGTVNDLLASLGLGRVQFLYTLEVVVLAHAFYNAPLVTRMVTTAWENVDASAVETARSLGASPLRAFRDVVAPQLLPALAASAMLTFVFTFMSFPIVLALGGLQLATVEVWLFARINQLDYATAAGLATLETIISLALTYAYLRYEGSQSAEGTANPLDRHRLFDPTGLREWLVRSGIVVYGLLVAVVFVAPLASMVLASVGGLEDPTLRWWRFLAERQASGRTQPATAVRYSIQFGIAALVVALPMGVVVGAFSARSGRGRKVVDAVLMAPIAVSGIVVGFGLLRSLVFGVDVGSYRVSLVGPLVVVFAHAVAGYPFVVRNVAPMLSAVDSRLVESARALGASRGRALWDIELPLVWPGVLAGAAFAFAISIGEFDSTVILADGNVYTMPVALKRFLVDRAAGPSTGPAAAMGTVLLAVTAASFVVIDRVGGRYKP, from the coding sequence GTGACCGACCGCCTCACGGACGCCGTCGACCGGTTCGCGCTCCCGCTGGCGGGCGCTGGCACGCTCGCCGTCCTGCTGGCGGTGTTCTACTACCCCGTCGGCACCGTGTTCGTGGAAGCTCTGGGCCCAGAGAACCCCGTCTGGGGGATTCTCACCTCGGAGTTCTACATGGGGGCCGCCCACGGCGTCTTCGCGCACCCCCTGCGTGTACCGGGGGACGTCGCAGCGTGGCTCGCCGACGTGCGAATCGCGGCGGGCTGGACAGGGCTGCTGCCCGACCTCTACGTCGTCCACCCGGGGTTCCGGAAGGGACTGTTCGGGTTCACGGCCTATCAGGCCGCGCTGTCGACGCTGGTGAGCGTCGCGCTCGGGCTGCCGGGCGCGTACGTGCTCGCCCGCTTCGAGTTCCCCGGCCGGCGCACGCTCCAGTCGCTGACCATCCTCCCGTTCGTGTTGCCCTCCATCATGGTGGTCGTCGGGTTCGTCGCGACGTTCGGTCAGTTCGGCACCGTCAACGACCTGCTGGCGAGTCTGGGTCTCGGACGCGTGCAGTTCCTCTACACGCTGGAGGTCGTCGTGCTCGCGCACGCCTTCTACAACGCCCCGCTCGTCACGCGCATGGTGACGACCGCCTGGGAGAACGTCGACGCCAGCGCCGTCGAGACCGCTCGGTCACTGGGTGCGAGTCCGCTGCGGGCGTTCCGGGACGTCGTCGCGCCCCAGTTGCTGCCCGCGCTGGCGGCGAGCGCGATGCTCACGTTCGTGTTCACGTTCATGTCGTTCCCAATCGTGCTCGCGCTGGGCGGCCTCCAGCTCGCCACCGTCGAGGTGTGGCTGTTCGCCCGCATCAACCAGCTCGACTACGCCACCGCCGCCGGGCTCGCGACTCTGGAAACCATCATCTCACTGGCGCTCACGTACGCCTACCTCCGGTACGAGGGCAGCCAGTCGGCCGAAGGCACCGCCAATCCGCTCGACCGGCACCGCCTGTTCGACCCGACCGGGCTCCGGGAGTGGCTCGTCCGGTCGGGCATCGTCGTCTACGGCCTGCTGGTCGCCGTCGTCTTCGTCGCGCCGCTGGCGTCGATGGTGCTGGCGAGCGTCGGCGGCCTCGAAGACCCGACGCTGCGGTGGTGGCGGTTCCTCGCCGAACGGCAGGCCAGCGGCCGCACGCAGCCCGCGACGGCCGTCCGCTACTCCATCCAGTTCGGCATCGCCGCGCTCGTCGTCGCGCTCCCGATGGGGGTGGTCGTGGGGGCGTTCTCCGCGAGAAGCGGGCGCGGCCGGAAGGTCGTCGACGCCGTGCTGATGGCACCAATCGCTGTCTCGGGTATCGTCGTCGGGTTCGGGCTGCTGCGCTCGCTCGTGTTCGGCGTGGACGTCGGGAGCTACCGGGTGAGTCTGGTCGGCCCGCTCGTGGTCGTGTTCGCGCACGCCGTCGCCGGCTACCCGTTCGTCGTGCGGAACGTCGCGCCGATGCTGTCGGCGGTCGACAGCCGGCTCGTGGAGTCCGCTCGCGCGCTCGGCGCGAGTCGCGGTCGCGCGCTCTGGGACATCGAACTCCCGCTCGTGTGGCCGGGCGTGCTGGCGGGCGCGGCGTTCGCGTTCGCCATCAGCATCGGCGAGTTCGATTCGACGGTCATCCTCGCCGACGGGAACGTCTACACGATGCCGGTCGCGCTCAAACGATTCCTCGTCGACCGCGCCGCCGGTCCGAGCACGGGCCCGGCGGCCGCGATGGGGACGGTGCTGCTGGCGGTGACAGCCGCCAGCTTCGTGGTCATCGACCGCGTCGGGGGGCGGTACAAACCATGA
- a CDS encoding thiamine ABC transporter substrate-binding protein has translation MKRRDYLRTVGVGVTGVAAAGCLQVEDTGDGDATTSTTEAGTATQSETTTNTTSADTGPLRVATYDSFFGDDGTAGQWLKDAWEADHDTAVEFSAPSNGVNEFIERKRGGASIDADLFVGINTGELVRVDEALDGTALFDELAGEIDGSDAIKDDLRIDPRNRALPYDTGYISLVYDSTTVDNPETFEALASDEYEGTLLAQNAQSSDPGRAFLLWTIHEYGPENYLDYWERLVENDVRVLDDWRPSYDAFLNGERPMVVSYSTDQVYYNDEDQLPRHQVGFLNDQGYANPEAVARFADADNPDLAAEFVEFMLTDAAQRNIAVNNVQFPATTTAELPEEYAQYAYEPPEPVTFTYEELAGNVDAWTEAWARQVATN, from the coding sequence ATGAAACGCCGCGACTACCTCCGGACGGTGGGCGTCGGAGTGACGGGCGTCGCCGCCGCGGGCTGCCTCCAAGTCGAGGACACCGGCGACGGCGACGCGACCACGTCTACCACCGAGGCCGGGACGGCGACCCAGTCCGAGACGACCACGAACACAACCAGCGCCGACACGGGGCCGCTGCGGGTCGCGACCTACGACTCGTTCTTCGGCGACGACGGCACCGCCGGTCAGTGGCTGAAAGACGCCTGGGAGGCCGACCACGACACGGCCGTCGAGTTCAGTGCGCCGAGCAACGGCGTCAACGAGTTCATCGAGCGCAAGCGCGGGGGCGCGAGCATCGACGCCGACCTCTTCGTCGGCATCAACACGGGCGAACTCGTGCGCGTCGACGAGGCGCTGGACGGCACCGCGCTGTTCGACGAACTGGCCGGCGAGATTGACGGCAGCGACGCCATCAAAGACGACCTCCGCATCGACCCCCGGAACCGCGCGCTCCCCTACGACACGGGCTACATCTCGCTCGTCTACGACAGCACGACCGTCGACAACCCCGAGACGTTCGAGGCGCTGGCCAGCGACGAGTACGAGGGCACGCTGCTCGCACAGAACGCCCAGTCCAGCGACCCCGGACGGGCGTTCCTGCTGTGGACCATCCACGAGTACGGCCCCGAGAACTACCTCGACTACTGGGAGCGCCTCGTCGAGAACGACGTGCGCGTCCTCGACGACTGGCGGCCGTCCTACGACGCGTTCCTGAACGGCGAGCGGCCGATGGTGGTCTCGTACTCCACCGACCAGGTGTACTACAACGACGAGGACCAGCTCCCCCGCCACCAGGTCGGCTTCCTGAACGACCAGGGGTACGCGAACCCCGAGGCCGTCGCGCGGTTCGCCGACGCCGACAACCCCGACCTCGCCGCGGAGTTCGTGGAGTTCATGCTCACCGACGCGGCTCAGCGGAACATCGCCGTGAACAACGTCCAGTTCCCCGCGACGACGACCGCGGAACTCCCCGAGGAGTACGCGCAGTACGCCTACGAGCCGCCGGAGCCCGTGACGTTCACGTACGAAGAACTCGCGGGCAACGTCGACGCGTGGACTGAAGCGTGGGCCCGACAGGTCGCGACGAACTAG
- a CDS encoding AI-2E family transporter encodes MPPARTTGLAVLLVALAVLSTLVLGAVVGTVFFAGTVAYLLIPATGRVERLGISRWAASALTAVVVSLVAVVPLALAASAASGRIAEAIDALEALPEMYPVSAYGYEYVFDVGLAIDTVTTYGTDFAVDLAGELPVLALKLTLFGVLVFGLLVAHQDAERALLAVVPPTYRDVAAALGHRARSTLYAIYVLQAATAVATTVLAVPVFYIFGVPYPLTLSVAAGVLQFVPIVGPSIVVAGVALYWTATGAANTALVFLFVAGVLVAWLPDVLVRPRLSRETADLPGSLYFIGFTGGLLTVGPVGVIAGPLVVALTVEAASLLAEERGGVQTTLTNGDYEACRADGDDPSPTDASVSADGSLDDAASDPTEDGSDRTGDPS; translated from the coding sequence GTGCCACCCGCTCGAACAACCGGTCTCGCCGTGCTCCTCGTCGCCCTCGCCGTGCTCTCGACGCTCGTCCTCGGTGCCGTCGTCGGCACCGTCTTCTTCGCCGGCACCGTCGCGTACCTCCTCATCCCCGCCACCGGGCGCGTCGAGCGCCTCGGCATCTCTCGCTGGGCCGCCAGCGCGCTCACCGCCGTCGTCGTCTCGCTCGTCGCCGTCGTCCCGCTCGCCCTCGCCGCCTCGGCGGCCAGCGGCCGCATCGCGGAGGCCATCGACGCCCTCGAAGCACTCCCCGAGATGTACCCCGTCAGCGCGTACGGCTACGAGTACGTCTTCGACGTCGGCCTCGCCATCGACACCGTCACGACGTACGGCACCGACTTCGCCGTCGACCTCGCGGGCGAACTCCCCGTGCTCGCGCTGAAGCTCACGCTGTTCGGCGTGCTCGTCTTCGGCCTGCTCGTCGCCCACCAGGACGCCGAGCGCGCGCTGCTGGCGGTCGTCCCGCCGACCTATCGGGATGTCGCCGCCGCGCTCGGCCACCGCGCTCGTTCCACGCTGTACGCCATCTACGTCCTGCAGGCCGCCACCGCCGTCGCGACCACCGTCCTCGCGGTCCCGGTCTTCTACATCTTCGGCGTCCCCTACCCGCTCACGCTCTCCGTGGCCGCGGGCGTCCTCCAGTTCGTCCCTATCGTCGGTCCCTCTATCGTCGTCGCCGGCGTCGCGCTCTACTGGACGGCGACCGGTGCCGCGAACACGGCGCTCGTCTTCCTGTTCGTCGCGGGCGTGCTCGTCGCGTGGCTCCCGGACGTGCTCGTGCGCCCCCGTCTCTCCCGGGAGACCGCCGACCTCCCCGGCAGCCTCTACTTCATCGGGTTCACGGGCGGCCTGCTCACCGTCGGCCCCGTCGGCGTCATCGCGGGGCCGCTGGTCGTCGCCCTCACGGTCGAGGCGGCGTCGCTGCTCGCCGAGGAGCGCGGCGGCGTCCAGACCACGCTCACGAACGGGGACTACGAGGCCTGCCGGGCCGACGGGGACGACCCGAGTCCGACCGACGCTTCGGTCTCCGCTGACGGGTCGCTGGACGACGCCGCGAGCGACCCGACTGAGGACGGCTCCGACCGCACCGGCGACCCCTCCTGA